AGGACGCCGACTCGCCGGATCAGCTCGAACGGGCGATCGGGGCCCTCGCCGCCGCGGGCGTGAAGGTCGTCGTCACCGAGCTGGACGTGGACGTGCTGCCGCGTCGCGTCCGGGGGGCGGACGTCGCCGCCCGCGAGCGGGGAGCCGCCGACCCCTACACCGAGGGGCTCCCCCCCGACGTGGCCGAGGCGCAGGCCCGCTTCTACGAACGGATCTTCCGGGCCGTCCTGAAACACCCAGGAGTGGCGACGCGCGTCACCTTCTGGGGCACTCACGACGGGACGTCCTGGCTGAACTTCTTCCCTGCGGGTCGGCGCACCAACCACCCGCTCCTCTTCGACCGCGGACATCAGCCCAAGCCCGCCTTCGGGGCCGTCCTGGGAGTCCTCTCCAGTCCATGAGCGGGGGGCCCGGTAGCGAAGCCCCCTCCGGGAGGGTCTAATGTCACGACGCCGGCGGCTGTGGGGATCGCGACCCTCCGAGGTTCGCGAGCGATCCGCCTACGGCCGAGCTGCCGGGGCCGGCTTCAGCGGAGCAGAAGGGTCGGATCGATCACGGCGCGACGCGCCGCGGCCCGTCGAGGCGGAGTCCCCGTCCGGAATCTCGAAGCGGTGAAAACACCGGAGGTCCGTTCATGACCGTCGCGCGCTCCGTCTTCCTGCTCTCCCTCTCCCTCTTAGCGGCCTTCGCCCCGGCGATGGCCCAGCAGCCCGATGAGCCCGTCCCCGCCCCCACGAACGTCCCGGGGGCGGCCTATCCGAAGGTCCACGCCGACGGGCGCGTGACGTTCCGCATGAAGGCCCCCGATGCCTCCTCGGTCGCCTTCGGCTTCTTCGACAACCGGCGTTACCCGGGGACGAAGGGCGACGACGGCTTCTGGACCGCGACCACGGACCCTCAGCCGCCGGGCTTCCACTACTACCGGGTGTTCATCGGCGGCGCGGAGGTCAACGACCCTTCGAGCCGGACGTTCTACGGGACCGGCAAGGACGCCAGCGGCATCGAGATCCCGGAGAAGGGCGTCGACTACTATCTCCCGAAGGACGTGCCGCACGGCGAGGTCCGCGAGCGCTGGTACTACTCCAAGACGACCGAGGCCTGGCGCCGCGTCTTCGTCTACACGCCGCCCGGGTACGACGCCGGCCGCGATGCGCGGTACCCGGCGTTGTATCTCCAGCACGGCGGCGGCGAGGACGAGACCGGCTGGCCCGCCCAGGGGCGCATGGCCTTCATCCTGGACAACCTGATCGCCGAGGGGAAGGCGAAGCCGATGCTCGTGGCGATGGAACGCGGCTACGCCCGCCGGCCCGGCGAGGCGCCCCCCTCGTTCGGCCCGCCGGCCCCTCCCGCCGCGACCGCCGAGCCCGGAAGGCCGGCACCCCCGGCCGCACCCGCCCAGGGGGCGCCCCCGCGCCTTGATCTTAGCCGCATGTTCGGCGCGTTCGAGGACGTGATGATCAAGGATCTCATCCCGATGATCGATGCGACCTACCGCACGATCCCCGACCGCGAGCACCGGGCGATGGCCGGGCTCTCGATGGGCGGGATGCAGACGTTCCTCATCGGCCTCAAGCACATGGACGCCTTCGCCTACCTGGGCGGCTTCAGCGGCGCCGGCGGAGGATTCGGCGGCGCGGGCTTCGACCCGAAGACGGCCCACGGCGGCGTCATGGCCCAACCCGACGAGTTCAACTCCAAGATGAGGCTCATCTGGCTGGGCGTCGGCACGGCCGAGCCCGAGCGGATGTACGCCGGCGTCAAGGGTTACCACGAGGCGCTGGAGAAGGCCGGGATCAAGAACGTCTACTACGAGTCGCCCGGCACCTCGCACGAGTGGCTGACGTGGCGCCGCTGCCTCCACGAGTTCGCCCCGCTCCTGTTCCAGGACGCCGCATCGGCCGCGCAGGTCCCGGCCGCGCCCGCGCAGACGCCGGCCGCCCGGCGGCCCGGCCCGCCGGGCCGCGGCGCGATCGTGTTGAACGCCGACGACGTCCCCGCCTTCCCCGACCCGCCCGCCGGCGTCGACGCCGAGAGGGACGTGCCCCACGGCAAGCTGGAG
The DNA window shown above is from Paludisphaera mucosa and carries:
- a CDS encoding alpha/beta hydrolase-fold protein, with product MTVARSVFLLSLSLLAAFAPAMAQQPDEPVPAPTNVPGAAYPKVHADGRVTFRMKAPDASSVAFGFFDNRRYPGTKGDDGFWTATTDPQPPGFHYYRVFIGGAEVNDPSSRTFYGTGKDASGIEIPEKGVDYYLPKDVPHGEVRERWYYSKTTEAWRRVFVYTPPGYDAGRDARYPALYLQHGGGEDETGWPAQGRMAFILDNLIAEGKAKPMLVAMERGYARRPGEAPPSFGPPAPPAATAEPGRPAPPAAPAQGAPPRLDLSRMFGAFEDVMIKDLIPMIDATYRTIPDREHRAMAGLSMGGMQTFLIGLKHMDAFAYLGGFSGAGGGFGGAGFDPKTAHGGVMAQPDEFNSKMRLIWLGVGTAEPERMYAGVKGYHEALEKAGIKNVYYESPGTSHEWLTWRRCLHEFAPLLFQDAASAAQVPAAPAQTPAARRPGPPGRGAIVLNADDVPAFPDPPAGVDAERDVPHGKLEMVGYDSKSVGTTRKMQVYAPPGYTPDLKYPVLYLLHGIGGDETEWQRFAHPEFILDNLIAEGKAAPMIVVMPNGRAQKNDRAEGDVFASAPAFAAFEKDLLEDVIPFVESHYSVQADREHRGVAGLSMGGGQALNFGLGRLDTFAWIGGFSSAPNTKPASELVPDPARAREQLKLLWVACGNKDGLMRISQGVHAYLKEKDVPHVWHVDGGAHDAIEWKNNFYLFAQRLFR